One window from the genome of Solea solea chromosome 13, fSolSol10.1, whole genome shotgun sequence encodes:
- the stmn2a gene encoding stathmin-2a, translating to MAKTATAYKEKMKELSVLSLICSCFYPESRNKLMCEFEDMEVKPINKRASGQAFEVILKPISPVSDVAHNLPSPPKRDISLEDIEKKLEAAEERRKYQEAQVLRALAEKRDHERDVLLKAMEENSNFSKMAEEKLQTKMEQIKENREALMAAMIERLQEKERHAAEVRKNKELRDELSEELAV from the exons ATGGCCAAAACAGCAACCG CATACaaagagaagatgaaggagTTGTCTGTCCTCTCCCTCATCTGCTCCTGCTTCTACCCAGAGTCCCGCAACAAGCTCATGTGTGAATTTGAAG ACATGGAGGTGAAGCCCATAAACAAGCGGGCCTCGGGTCAGGCCTTTGAGGTGATTCTCAAGCCTATTTCACCAGTGTCAGATGTTGCCCACAACCTCCCCTCACCCCCAAAGAGAGACATCTCTTTGGAGGACATCGAGAAAAAACTGGAGGCTGCTGAAGAGCGGAGGAag TACCAAGAAGCCCAAGTCCTGAGGGCTTTGGCAGAAAAGCGAGACCATGAGAGGGACGTGCTGCTAAAGGCCATGGAGGAGAACAGCAACTTCAGCAAGATGGCTGAGGAGAAGCTCCAGACCAAGATGGAGCAGATCAAGGAGAATCGTGAAGCCCTTATGGCAGCCATGATTGAGCGTCTACAGGAAAAG GAGAGACACGCAGCTGAGGTGCGCAAGAACAAAGAGCTCAGGGACGAGCTGAGTGAAGAGCTGGCAGTGTAG
- the upp1 gene encoding uridine phosphorylase 1, with protein MDSSENKQNESSSSSVYVHNPHLAEMKEDILYHLSLATETHDLPAMFGDVKFVCTGGSAWRMKKFTEFIAAELGMEDPKSDYPNICAGTDRYAMYKVGPVLCVSHGMGIPSIAIMLHELIKLLHHARCTDVTIIRIGTSGGIGLEPGTIVVTKQSLDGMFQPKFEQVILGKTVVRNVDLDQGLAEELLKCSKELNQFETVIGNTMCTLDFYEGQARLDGAFCSYTEKDKQDFLHKAKEAGVCNIEMESSVFAAMCNLSGLRGAVVCVTLLDRLKGDQLSCPHDVLQGYQLRPQILVGHYIKQQLKATALKV; from the exons ATGGATTCGTCAGAAAACAAGCAAAACGAATCGAGCAGCAG TTCGGTTTATGTCCATAACCCTCACCTGGCTGAAATGAAAGAGGACATCCTCTACCACTTAAGTCTTGCAACAGAAACTCATGACCTACCAGCTATGTTTGGTGATGTTaag TTTGTGTGTACTGGGGGCAGTGCCTGGAGAATGAAAAAATTCACTGAATTCATTGCTGCTGAGCTGGGTATGGAGGACCCCAAATCTGACTACCCAAACATCTGTGCTGGCACAGACCGCTATGCCATGTACAAAGTTGGCCCTGTACTCTGTGTCAGT CATGGAATGGGTATTCCATCGATTGCCATTATGTTGCATGAGCTGATAAAGCTCCTCCATCACGCACGCTGCACTGATGTTACAATTATACGCATTGGGACATCAGGTGGAATAG GGCTTGAACCAGGCACCATCGTTGTTACCAAACAATCCCTGGACGGCATGTTCCAGCCCAAGTTTGAGCAGGTGATCCTGGGGAAGACTGTGGTGCGCAATGTTGATCTGGACCAAGGTTTGGCCGAGGAGCTGTTGAAGTGCAGCAAAGAACTGAACCAGTTTGAGACTGTGATAGGAAACACCATGTGTACACTGGATTTCTATGAAG GACAAGCCCGTTTGGATGGTGCTTTCTGCTCCTACACTGAGAAGGATAAACAGGACTTCCTCCATAAAGCCAAAGAAGCAGGAGTCTGCAACATTGAAATGGAGTCATCAGTTTTTGCTGCTATGTGTAATCTGAGTGGTCTGCGTG gggctgtggtgtgtgtgacgttaCTGGATCGGCTGAAGGGGGATCAGTTGAGCTGCCCTCACGATGTTCTTCAAGGTTACCAACTACGTCCTCAGATACTGGTTGGCCACTACATCAAACAGCAGCTGAAGGCCACAGCTCTGAAAGTATAA
- the gra gene encoding uncharacterized protein C8orf88 homolog isoform X1 yields the protein MEVSRRRSLQKHLEPARPLRRIVHIDSEPKIDAATCAQALEDRWIPQTNIGVEQFFKIFSLQKPKKVGRLCYTREFLVGLATCPQAMKKPEFLPEHPVVLTWAVSWIESLGTTSSCEVERRTRTKCSPLSPPHAKKLSRVSWKKTHTA from the exons ATGGAGGTATCAAGGAGAAGATCCCTTCAAAAGCACCTGGAACCTGCTCGACCCCTACGCCGCATCGTCCACATTGACTCTG AGCCCAAAATAGATGCTGCTACATGTGCACAAGCTCTGGAGGACCGCTGGATTCCTCAG ACCAATATTGGTGTCGAGCAGTTCTTCAAGATTTTCAGCCTCCAAAAACCGAAAAAAG TGGGCAGACTATGCTACACAAGAGAATTTTTAGTTGGATTGGCGACTTGTCCTCAGGCCATGAAGAAGCCAGAATTCTTGCCGGAGCACCCTGTGGTCTTGACTTGGGCAGTAAGTTGGAT AGAGAGCCTGGGGACGACCTCATCATGTGAAGTGGAGAGGAGGACAAGA aCAAAGTGTTCCCCGCTGTCGCCACCACATGCAAAGAAGTTGTCAAGAGTGTCGTGGAAAAAAACGCACACAGCATGA
- the gra gene encoding uncharacterized protein C8orf88 homolog isoform X2 yields MEVSRRRSLQKHLEPARPLRRIVHIDSEPKIDAATCAQALEDRWIPQTNIGVEQFFKIFSLQKPKKVGRLCYTREFLVGLATCPQAMKKPEFLPEHPVVLTWAREPGDDLIM; encoded by the exons ATGGAGGTATCAAGGAGAAGATCCCTTCAAAAGCACCTGGAACCTGCTCGACCCCTACGCCGCATCGTCCACATTGACTCTG AGCCCAAAATAGATGCTGCTACATGTGCACAAGCTCTGGAGGACCGCTGGATTCCTCAG ACCAATATTGGTGTCGAGCAGTTCTTCAAGATTTTCAGCCTCCAAAAACCGAAAAAAG TGGGCAGACTATGCTACACAAGAGAATTTTTAGTTGGATTGGCGACTTGTCCTCAGGCCATGAAGAAGCCAGAATTCTTGCCGGAGCACCCTGTGGTCTTGACTTGGGCA AGAGAGCCTGGGGACGACCTCATCATGTGA
- the rbm12bb gene encoding RNA binding motif protein 12Bb isoform X1 gives MQDWLDQKGTVMERCCYMCVSMAVVIRLQRLNVTAGTEDIRKFFTGLKIPDGGVHIIGGDQEEAFIIFATDEDARRAMSRSGHCINGTPVTLLLSSKSEMQTMLERSTKIVELEQRNRFEENERPTRRSLGSEVGRLGHTSSPNHQTASKCDDGLLVFLKGLPFSVTEKEIHDFFSDLLIDEIVLVKNKKGSNNGTGFVKFATREDAIEALKRDREYIGSRYIELSMTTAYDWYRNTGRPPMAVNRNENFVRERSPIRNQRIQQDHHAKSQSPMAQMLITPGNEYCVLVDNLSYAVGKEDMKKLFDYAKLEDDQILHLMDSEGRRTRSAFVLFKNQRDYCEALANEKRQFFHRCIFTRPISRENMMTLLESHCMDVQPPGNSQEFSERPSSYPSDHHDSEKLCLFVRNLPLDVRKVEIMDFFLGFNITEDKVFLLFDHNGAGVGKALILFRSEAEATRALSLNGQRFLGSEVILKCITRSQMKQLGVEPPMVQEPLSREERYSGRSRASSYHSDSDRTEFPDYRMSRDGNIPVTDELTQFQGGYDYETRSGTRGPHGRGNGVHGDVRPSSQPFDGPTCVRLVNLPFQIRTEEIYDFCHGYQIIPGSVSLQFDQSGKPTGTATVVFQSRSEAMTAVEELSGRPIGPRKIKLLFV, from the exons ATGCAGGATTGGTTGGATCAAAAGGGAACAGTCATGGAAAG GTGCTGTTATATGTGCGTCAGCATGGCAGTCGTCATCCGTTTACAGAGACTAAATGTCACAGCTGGTACTGAGGATATTCGCAAGTTCTTCACTGGCCTCAAAATTCCAGATGGAGGGGTGCATATAATTGGTGGGGATCAAGAAGAAGCTTTCATTATCTTTGCCACGGATGAAGATGCAAGAAGAGCAATGTCACGGTCTGGGCATTGTATCAATGGTACACCTGTGACACTGCTACTCAGTAGTAAATCAGAGATGCAGACAATGCTTGAAAGAAGTACAAAAATTGTGGAGCTGGAACAAAGGAACCGATTTGAAGAGAACGAAAGGCCCACTAGAAGATCTTTGGGCTCTGAGGTGGGAAGATTGGGTCATACCTCATCGCCCAACCACCAGACAGCTTCAAAATGTGACGATGGCTTGTTGGTATTTCTAAAAGGATTGCCTTTCTCTGTGACTGAGAAAGAAATTCACGACTTTTTCAGTGATTTACTTATCGATGAAATTGTCTTGGTGAAGAATAAGAAGGGGTCGAACAATGGAACAggttttgtcaaatttgcaaCAAGAGAGGATGCGATTGAAGCCCTCAAGAGAGACCGGGAATACATTGGGTCGAGGTATATTGAgctctccatgacaacagcataCGATTGGTATCGCAATACTGGCAGACCTCCAATGGCTGTCAACAGGAACGAAAACTTTGTAAGGGAGAGATCACCCATTCGTAATCAGAGAATTCAACAAGATCACCATGCCAAGTCACAGTCACCTATGGCCCAGATGCTCATCACTCCTGGCAATGAGTACTGTGTTTTGGTTGACAATCTGTCTTATGCTGTGGGGAAAGAAGACATGAAAAAGCTTTTTGATTATGCAAAGCTTGAGGATGATCAGATCTTGCACTTGATGGACAGTGAGGGGAGAAGAACAAGATCTGCCTTTGTTCTGTTCAAGAATCAGCGTGACTATTGTGAGGCTTTAGCTAATGAGAAAAGACAGTTTTTCCACCGATGTATTTTTACCCGCCCAATCTCAAGAGAGAACATGATGACCCTTCTGGAGTCTCACTGCATGGATGTCCAACCTCCTGGAAATTCGCAAGAGTTTTCAGAGAGGCCCTCATCTTACCCCAGTGATCACCATGACTCTGAGaaattgtgtctgtttgtgcgaAACTTGCCATTAGATGTGAGAAAAGTTGAGATCATGGACTTCTTTCTTGGGTTTAATATCACTGAGGATAAGGTCTTCTTGCTGTTTGACCATAATGGTGCTGGGGTGGGGAAGGCTTTGATTCTTTTCCGATCTGAGGCAGAGGCTACAAGGGCACTCTCTCTAAATGGTCAACGGTTTCTTGGGTCAGAAGTCATTCTGAAATGCATTACACGTTCCCAGATGAAGCAGTTGGGTGTTGAACCGCCAATGGTCCAAGAGCCATTGTCAAGAGAGGAGCGCTATTCTGGCAGGAGCAGAGCGTCGTCCTATCACTCTGACAGTGATCGGACAGAGTTCCCTGATTACAGGATGTCTCGTGATGGTAATATACCAGTGACTGATGAACTGACTCAGTTCCAGGGAGGCTATGATTATGAAACTCGTTCGGGCACTCGTGGTCCACATGGCAGGGGTAACGGTGTACACGGTGATGTTCGCCCCTCTTCGCAACCCTTTGATGGTCCTACCTGTGTACGATTGGTCAACCTGCCATTCCAAATAAGAACAGAAGAAATATATGATTTTTGCCATGGGTATCAAATTATCCCTGGATCCGTGTCACTGCAGTTTGACCAGAGTGGAAAACCTACAGGCACTGcaactgttgtgtttcagtcTCGTTCAGAGGCCATGACGGCAGTGGAGGAACTGAGCGGAAGACCCATAGGTCcaagaaaaataaagcttttgtttgtttga
- the rbm12bb gene encoding RNA binding motif protein 12Bb isoform X2 has translation MMCCYMCVSMAVVIRLQRLNVTAGTEDIRKFFTGLKIPDGGVHIIGGDQEEAFIIFATDEDARRAMSRSGHCINGTPVTLLLSSKSEMQTMLERSTKIVELEQRNRFEENERPTRRSLGSEVGRLGHTSSPNHQTASKCDDGLLVFLKGLPFSVTEKEIHDFFSDLLIDEIVLVKNKKGSNNGTGFVKFATREDAIEALKRDREYIGSRYIELSMTTAYDWYRNTGRPPMAVNRNENFVRERSPIRNQRIQQDHHAKSQSPMAQMLITPGNEYCVLVDNLSYAVGKEDMKKLFDYAKLEDDQILHLMDSEGRRTRSAFVLFKNQRDYCEALANEKRQFFHRCIFTRPISRENMMTLLESHCMDVQPPGNSQEFSERPSSYPSDHHDSEKLCLFVRNLPLDVRKVEIMDFFLGFNITEDKVFLLFDHNGAGVGKALILFRSEAEATRALSLNGQRFLGSEVILKCITRSQMKQLGVEPPMVQEPLSREERYSGRSRASSYHSDSDRTEFPDYRMSRDGNIPVTDELTQFQGGYDYETRSGTRGPHGRGNGVHGDVRPSSQPFDGPTCVRLVNLPFQIRTEEIYDFCHGYQIIPGSVSLQFDQSGKPTGTATVVFQSRSEAMTAVEELSGRPIGPRKIKLLFV, from the coding sequence GTGCTGTTATATGTGCGTCAGCATGGCAGTCGTCATCCGTTTACAGAGACTAAATGTCACAGCTGGTACTGAGGATATTCGCAAGTTCTTCACTGGCCTCAAAATTCCAGATGGAGGGGTGCATATAATTGGTGGGGATCAAGAAGAAGCTTTCATTATCTTTGCCACGGATGAAGATGCAAGAAGAGCAATGTCACGGTCTGGGCATTGTATCAATGGTACACCTGTGACACTGCTACTCAGTAGTAAATCAGAGATGCAGACAATGCTTGAAAGAAGTACAAAAATTGTGGAGCTGGAACAAAGGAACCGATTTGAAGAGAACGAAAGGCCCACTAGAAGATCTTTGGGCTCTGAGGTGGGAAGATTGGGTCATACCTCATCGCCCAACCACCAGACAGCTTCAAAATGTGACGATGGCTTGTTGGTATTTCTAAAAGGATTGCCTTTCTCTGTGACTGAGAAAGAAATTCACGACTTTTTCAGTGATTTACTTATCGATGAAATTGTCTTGGTGAAGAATAAGAAGGGGTCGAACAATGGAACAggttttgtcaaatttgcaaCAAGAGAGGATGCGATTGAAGCCCTCAAGAGAGACCGGGAATACATTGGGTCGAGGTATATTGAgctctccatgacaacagcataCGATTGGTATCGCAATACTGGCAGACCTCCAATGGCTGTCAACAGGAACGAAAACTTTGTAAGGGAGAGATCACCCATTCGTAATCAGAGAATTCAACAAGATCACCATGCCAAGTCACAGTCACCTATGGCCCAGATGCTCATCACTCCTGGCAATGAGTACTGTGTTTTGGTTGACAATCTGTCTTATGCTGTGGGGAAAGAAGACATGAAAAAGCTTTTTGATTATGCAAAGCTTGAGGATGATCAGATCTTGCACTTGATGGACAGTGAGGGGAGAAGAACAAGATCTGCCTTTGTTCTGTTCAAGAATCAGCGTGACTATTGTGAGGCTTTAGCTAATGAGAAAAGACAGTTTTTCCACCGATGTATTTTTACCCGCCCAATCTCAAGAGAGAACATGATGACCCTTCTGGAGTCTCACTGCATGGATGTCCAACCTCCTGGAAATTCGCAAGAGTTTTCAGAGAGGCCCTCATCTTACCCCAGTGATCACCATGACTCTGAGaaattgtgtctgtttgtgcgaAACTTGCCATTAGATGTGAGAAAAGTTGAGATCATGGACTTCTTTCTTGGGTTTAATATCACTGAGGATAAGGTCTTCTTGCTGTTTGACCATAATGGTGCTGGGGTGGGGAAGGCTTTGATTCTTTTCCGATCTGAGGCAGAGGCTACAAGGGCACTCTCTCTAAATGGTCAACGGTTTCTTGGGTCAGAAGTCATTCTGAAATGCATTACACGTTCCCAGATGAAGCAGTTGGGTGTTGAACCGCCAATGGTCCAAGAGCCATTGTCAAGAGAGGAGCGCTATTCTGGCAGGAGCAGAGCGTCGTCCTATCACTCTGACAGTGATCGGACAGAGTTCCCTGATTACAGGATGTCTCGTGATGGTAATATACCAGTGACTGATGAACTGACTCAGTTCCAGGGAGGCTATGATTATGAAACTCGTTCGGGCACTCGTGGTCCACATGGCAGGGGTAACGGTGTACACGGTGATGTTCGCCCCTCTTCGCAACCCTTTGATGGTCCTACCTGTGTACGATTGGTCAACCTGCCATTCCAAATAAGAACAGAAGAAATATATGATTTTTGCCATGGGTATCAAATTATCCCTGGATCCGTGTCACTGCAGTTTGACCAGAGTGGAAAACCTACAGGCACTGcaactgttgtgtttcagtcTCGTTCAGAGGCCATGACGGCAGTGGAGGAACTGAGCGGAAGACCCATAGGTCcaagaaaaataaagcttttgtttgtttga
- the rbm12bb gene encoding RNA binding motif protein 12Bb isoform X3, with protein MCVSMAVVIRLQRLNVTAGTEDIRKFFTGLKIPDGGVHIIGGDQEEAFIIFATDEDARRAMSRSGHCINGTPVTLLLSSKSEMQTMLERSTKIVELEQRNRFEENERPTRRSLGSEVGRLGHTSSPNHQTASKCDDGLLVFLKGLPFSVTEKEIHDFFSDLLIDEIVLVKNKKGSNNGTGFVKFATREDAIEALKRDREYIGSRYIELSMTTAYDWYRNTGRPPMAVNRNENFVRERSPIRNQRIQQDHHAKSQSPMAQMLITPGNEYCVLVDNLSYAVGKEDMKKLFDYAKLEDDQILHLMDSEGRRTRSAFVLFKNQRDYCEALANEKRQFFHRCIFTRPISRENMMTLLESHCMDVQPPGNSQEFSERPSSYPSDHHDSEKLCLFVRNLPLDVRKVEIMDFFLGFNITEDKVFLLFDHNGAGVGKALILFRSEAEATRALSLNGQRFLGSEVILKCITRSQMKQLGVEPPMVQEPLSREERYSGRSRASSYHSDSDRTEFPDYRMSRDGNIPVTDELTQFQGGYDYETRSGTRGPHGRGNGVHGDVRPSSQPFDGPTCVRLVNLPFQIRTEEIYDFCHGYQIIPGSVSLQFDQSGKPTGTATVVFQSRSEAMTAVEELSGRPIGPRKIKLLFV; from the coding sequence ATGTGCGTCAGCATGGCAGTCGTCATCCGTTTACAGAGACTAAATGTCACAGCTGGTACTGAGGATATTCGCAAGTTCTTCACTGGCCTCAAAATTCCAGATGGAGGGGTGCATATAATTGGTGGGGATCAAGAAGAAGCTTTCATTATCTTTGCCACGGATGAAGATGCAAGAAGAGCAATGTCACGGTCTGGGCATTGTATCAATGGTACACCTGTGACACTGCTACTCAGTAGTAAATCAGAGATGCAGACAATGCTTGAAAGAAGTACAAAAATTGTGGAGCTGGAACAAAGGAACCGATTTGAAGAGAACGAAAGGCCCACTAGAAGATCTTTGGGCTCTGAGGTGGGAAGATTGGGTCATACCTCATCGCCCAACCACCAGACAGCTTCAAAATGTGACGATGGCTTGTTGGTATTTCTAAAAGGATTGCCTTTCTCTGTGACTGAGAAAGAAATTCACGACTTTTTCAGTGATTTACTTATCGATGAAATTGTCTTGGTGAAGAATAAGAAGGGGTCGAACAATGGAACAggttttgtcaaatttgcaaCAAGAGAGGATGCGATTGAAGCCCTCAAGAGAGACCGGGAATACATTGGGTCGAGGTATATTGAgctctccatgacaacagcataCGATTGGTATCGCAATACTGGCAGACCTCCAATGGCTGTCAACAGGAACGAAAACTTTGTAAGGGAGAGATCACCCATTCGTAATCAGAGAATTCAACAAGATCACCATGCCAAGTCACAGTCACCTATGGCCCAGATGCTCATCACTCCTGGCAATGAGTACTGTGTTTTGGTTGACAATCTGTCTTATGCTGTGGGGAAAGAAGACATGAAAAAGCTTTTTGATTATGCAAAGCTTGAGGATGATCAGATCTTGCACTTGATGGACAGTGAGGGGAGAAGAACAAGATCTGCCTTTGTTCTGTTCAAGAATCAGCGTGACTATTGTGAGGCTTTAGCTAATGAGAAAAGACAGTTTTTCCACCGATGTATTTTTACCCGCCCAATCTCAAGAGAGAACATGATGACCCTTCTGGAGTCTCACTGCATGGATGTCCAACCTCCTGGAAATTCGCAAGAGTTTTCAGAGAGGCCCTCATCTTACCCCAGTGATCACCATGACTCTGAGaaattgtgtctgtttgtgcgaAACTTGCCATTAGATGTGAGAAAAGTTGAGATCATGGACTTCTTTCTTGGGTTTAATATCACTGAGGATAAGGTCTTCTTGCTGTTTGACCATAATGGTGCTGGGGTGGGGAAGGCTTTGATTCTTTTCCGATCTGAGGCAGAGGCTACAAGGGCACTCTCTCTAAATGGTCAACGGTTTCTTGGGTCAGAAGTCATTCTGAAATGCATTACACGTTCCCAGATGAAGCAGTTGGGTGTTGAACCGCCAATGGTCCAAGAGCCATTGTCAAGAGAGGAGCGCTATTCTGGCAGGAGCAGAGCGTCGTCCTATCACTCTGACAGTGATCGGACAGAGTTCCCTGATTACAGGATGTCTCGTGATGGTAATATACCAGTGACTGATGAACTGACTCAGTTCCAGGGAGGCTATGATTATGAAACTCGTTCGGGCACTCGTGGTCCACATGGCAGGGGTAACGGTGTACACGGTGATGTTCGCCCCTCTTCGCAACCCTTTGATGGTCCTACCTGTGTACGATTGGTCAACCTGCCATTCCAAATAAGAACAGAAGAAATATATGATTTTTGCCATGGGTATCAAATTATCCCTGGATCCGTGTCACTGCAGTTTGACCAGAGTGGAAAACCTACAGGCACTGcaactgttgtgtttcagtcTCGTTCAGAGGCCATGACGGCAGTGGAGGAACTGAGCGGAAGACCCATAGGTCcaagaaaaataaagcttttgtttgtttga